One Candidatus Devosia phytovorans genomic window carries:
- a CDS encoding penicillin-binding protein 2, translating to MAVIGDNFGPTIALEGARKARGNLTQARIRWMILAIVLGFGLVGGRLVQLGMVENDTTIEGQARDVITATRPPILDRNGLEMAVDIRVPSLFAEPRRIIDVEEAVQKLRTVLPDLDEDWLRNRLTGDKGFVWVQRELSPAIQDKIMGLGIPGIDFITESKRFYPGMTEASHILGSTNIDNQGIAGIERHMDGENVALLQELGLARGNALAPVELSVDMRVQHVMHEQLVDAMTRYQAIAAAGVMVDIHTGEVIALASLPDFNPNDPKSALVKDSFNRITSGIFEPGSIFKTVTMAGALDSGAVRITDQFDARFGIRFGRFTIDDFHGKHRILSLPEVFKFSSNIGTIRVMQAMGKDNFRTFLSTMGFDQRVPFELPEMRVPTVPKSFSEVGAATASFGHGLSVSPLHMVTAYSAFVNGGNYIPPTLYKRSVAESEPLYRQVIQPATSEAIRYLMRLNAIGSGGSGGQMNKLALGFRVGGKTGTAEKVVDGRYSSSKVTNFFGSAFPLDNPRYAMVIMVDEPKAENAQTGTTAGWNAGQVTGRIVQRIAPMLGIAPDFSPLVDDSLVPAALRNGPPGSQFN from the coding sequence TGGTCGCCTCGTCCAGCTCGGCATGGTCGAGAATGACACCACGATCGAAGGCCAGGCGCGTGACGTCATCACCGCCACCCGTCCGCCGATCCTGGATCGCAACGGGCTGGAAATGGCCGTGGATATCCGCGTGCCGTCGTTGTTTGCTGAGCCCCGCCGCATCATCGATGTGGAAGAGGCGGTGCAGAAGCTGCGCACCGTGCTGCCCGATCTCGATGAAGACTGGCTGCGCAATCGCCTCACCGGCGACAAGGGCTTCGTGTGGGTACAGCGCGAGCTGTCCCCGGCCATCCAGGACAAGATCATGGGCCTGGGCATTCCGGGCATCGACTTCATCACCGAGTCCAAGCGCTTCTATCCCGGCATGACGGAAGCCAGCCATATCCTGGGGTCGACCAATATCGACAACCAGGGCATTGCCGGTATCGAGCGTCATATGGATGGCGAGAATGTCGCGCTGCTGCAGGAACTGGGCCTGGCGCGCGGCAATGCGCTGGCGCCGGTGGAACTGAGCGTCGACATGCGCGTGCAGCATGTGATGCACGAACAACTGGTCGATGCGATGACGCGCTATCAGGCGATTGCCGCCGCCGGCGTCATGGTCGATATCCATACCGGGGAAGTCATCGCGCTGGCCTCGCTGCCCGATTTCAATCCCAACGATCCCAAGAGCGCTCTCGTCAAGGACAGCTTCAACCGCATCACCTCGGGCATTTTCGAGCCAGGCTCGATCTTCAAGACGGTGACCATGGCCGGCGCGCTCGATAGCGGCGCCGTGCGCATCACCGATCAGTTTGACGCGCGTTTCGGCATTCGCTTCGGTCGCTTCACCATCGACGATTTCCACGGCAAGCATCGCATCCTCAGCTTGCCGGAGGTGTTCAAGTTCTCGTCCAACATCGGCACGATCCGCGTCATGCAGGCGATGGGCAAGGACAATTTCCGCACCTTCCTGTCGACCATGGGCTTTGACCAGCGCGTGCCCTTCGAACTGCCGGAAATGCGCGTGCCGACGGTCCCAAAGTCTTTCTCCGAAGTGGGCGCCGCGACCGCATCCTTTGGTCACGGTCTCTCCGTCTCGCCCCTGCACATGGTCACCGCCTATTCGGCCTTCGTGAATGGCGGCAATTACATCCCGCCCACGCTCTACAAGCGCAGCGTCGCCGAGTCCGAACCCCTCTATCGCCAGGTCATCCAGCCCGCGACGAGCGAGGCGATCCGCTACCTGATGCGCCTCAATGCCATCGGTTCTGGCGGTTCGGGCGGTCAGATGAACAAGCTGGCGCTGGGCTTCCGCGTCGGCGGTAAGACCGGCACGGCCGAAAAGGTTGTCGATGGGCGCTACTCGTCGAGCAAGGTGACGAACTTCTTCGGTTCGGCCTTCCCGCTCGACAATCCGCGCTATGCCATGGTGATCATGGTGGACGAACCCAAGGCCGAAAATGCGCAGACGGGCACCACGGCTGGCTGGAATGCCGGCCAGGTCACCGGCCGCATCGTGCAGCGCATCGCGCCGATGCTGGGGATCGCCCCCGATTTCTCGCCGCTTGTTGACGATAGCCTGGTTCCTGCGGCATTGCGTAACGGCCCGCCCGGCTCACAATTCAATTGA
- a CDS encoding UDP-N-acetylmuramoyl-L-alanyl-D-glutamate--2,6-diaminopimelate ligase, with protein sequence MSLSVTQLLEGSGARPKKGLGAVFGLNSDSRRIEPGDIFFALPGHSVHGNQFVPDAVKRGALAVITDVAPVGDPGVPVIIVQDVREAYARAASRVFEPQPEITVAVTGTNGKTSVASFVRQIWNYAGIAGASIGTLGVDTMTRHIDGSLTTPDSRTLHQSMRALKAQGIDHVALEASSHGLDQRRLDGIHFEAVAFTNLSRDHLDYHADMDEYRNAKLRLFTDLLVDGGAAVVNVDDPEHEQFMYAALGSGATLLTVGREGAYIEVLSVTPEGYGQRVEIRHVGEKVSFHLPLTGEFQVSNAIVAAALAMSSGVDKADAFPALSDLVGAKGRLELVAAHNGAAIFIDYSHKPVALESALASLRPYAKGKLRLVFGAGGDRDKGKRPMMGEVAHRMADDVIVTDDNPRTEDPSTIRKEILAEAKGAREIGDRKKAIIEAVQSLEEGDVLLIAGKGHEDYQIIGTTKHHFSDHEVVAEAIKG encoded by the coding sequence GTGTCCCTGAGTGTAACACAGCTGCTCGAAGGCTCCGGCGCACGGCCCAAGAAGGGTCTCGGCGCGGTTTTCGGCCTTAATTCCGACAGCCGCCGGATCGAGCCGGGCGATATCTTTTTCGCACTGCCGGGCCATAGTGTGCATGGCAATCAATTCGTACCCGACGCGGTCAAGCGTGGGGCGCTTGCGGTGATCACCGATGTGGCGCCGGTTGGTGATCCGGGCGTGCCGGTCATCATCGTGCAGGATGTGCGCGAGGCCTATGCCCGCGCGGCGTCGCGCGTCTTCGAGCCGCAGCCGGAAATCACGGTGGCCGTCACTGGCACCAACGGGAAGACGTCGGTCGCATCCTTCGTGCGTCAGATCTGGAACTATGCCGGCATTGCCGGGGCCAGCATCGGCACGCTGGGCGTGGATACGATGACCCGCCATATCGATGGCAGTCTCACCACGCCGGATTCGCGCACGCTGCATCAGTCGATGCGCGCGCTCAAGGCCCAGGGCATCGACCATGTGGCACTTGAAGCCTCGAGCCATGGGCTCGACCAGCGCCGGCTCGATGGCATTCACTTCGAGGCGGTGGCCTTCACCAATCTCAGCCGCGACCATCTCGACTATCACGCCGATATGGACGAATACCGCAATGCCAAGCTGCGCCTCTTCACCGACCTGCTGGTCGATGGCGGGGCGGCGGTGGTCAATGTCGATGATCCGGAACACGAGCAGTTCATGTATGCAGCGCTCGGTTCGGGCGCGACGCTGCTGACCGTTGGTCGCGAAGGCGCCTATATCGAAGTGCTGTCCGTGACGCCAGAAGGCTATGGCCAGCGCGTCGAAATCCGCCATGTCGGCGAAAAGGTCAGCTTCCATCTGCCACTGACCGGCGAATTTCAGGTGTCCAATGCCATCGTCGCGGCAGCGCTTGCGATGTCGAGCGGCGTCGACAAGGCCGATGCCTTCCCGGCGCTGTCCGATCTGGTCGGGGCCAAGGGCCGGCTGGAACTGGTCGCAGCGCACAATGGCGCAGCCATCTTCATCGACTATTCCCACAAGCCGGTGGCGCTGGAATCGGCGCTTGCCTCGCTTCGGCCATATGCCAAGGGAAAGCTGCGTCTGGTGTTCGGCGCCGGCGGCGATCGCGACAAGGGCAAGCGTCCGATGATGGGCGAAGTGGCCCATCGCATGGCCGACGACGTAATCGTCACCGACGACAATCCGCGTACCGAAGACCCGTCGACCATTCGCAAGGAAATCCTGGCCGAGGCCAAGGGCGCGCGCGAAATCGGCGACCGCAAGAAGGCGATCATCGAGGCCGTGCAGTCTCTTGAGGAAGGTGACGTCCTGCTCATTGCCGGCAAGGGCCATGAGGACTACCAGATCATCGGCACCACCAAGCACCATTTCTCCGACCATGAGGTCGTGGCGGAGGCAATCAAGGGCTAG
- a CDS encoding UDP-N-acetylmuramoyl-tripeptide--D-alanyl-D-alanine ligase: MTQALHTIETILAATGGRTALDPATPIGSVTIDSREIGPDALFVAIKGDRFDGHDFVDTALKNGAVAALVSRGEGPGRIVVDDALDGMRDIARAARERSRAIVVGVTGSVGKTTTKEAIRVVFEAAGQTHASIKSFNNHWGVPLMLARLPAEAQFGVFEMGMSGPDEIRPLSQLVRPHIAVITTIAAAHFEAFGSLDGIARAKAEIFAGLEPGGTAVLNGDHPQLDVLLDEANAAGVGRVITYGEARGVDWQILSIETAGDSSFATIEHDGERYSLVVNVPGRHMVANATAALAVAHLAGIEPAVALLALAGFGAQAGRGLRSRLGPDDKPLLLIDESYNANTASMTAALETFAGQSTPGEKVVILGDMLELGEKSSSMHASLLPAVNASGATRIYLVGKDIAALAEALGSGRVAAHTQTAGEMVEIVLNHLAYGDAVMVKGSNGVGLAGVVEKIRQKFGTS; the protein is encoded by the coding sequence ATGACCCAGGCCCTCCACACGATCGAAACCATCCTGGCCGCTACGGGCGGCAGGACTGCGCTGGACCCGGCGACGCCGATCGGCTCCGTCACCATCGACTCGCGCGAGATCGGGCCTGACGCTCTCTTCGTCGCCATCAAGGGCGATCGTTTTGACGGTCATGACTTTGTCGACACGGCGCTGAAAAATGGCGCGGTTGCGGCCCTGGTCAGCCGGGGCGAGGGGCCGGGGCGGATCGTCGTGGACGATGCCCTCGACGGCATGCGCGATATCGCGCGTGCAGCCCGTGAGCGGAGCCGGGCCATTGTCGTCGGCGTCACCGGGAGCGTGGGCAAGACCACGACCAAGGAGGCCATTCGCGTGGTCTTCGAGGCGGCTGGCCAGACCCATGCCTCGATCAAGAGTTTCAACAATCACTGGGGCGTGCCGCTGATGCTGGCGCGCTTGCCGGCGGAGGCGCAGTTCGGCGTCTTCGAAATGGGCATGAGCGGACCCGATGAAATCCGTCCGCTGTCGCAGCTCGTCCGGCCGCATATCGCCGTCATCACCACGATCGCCGCCGCGCATTTCGAGGCCTTCGGCTCGCTCGACGGCATCGCCCGCGCCAAGGCCGAGATCTTTGCGGGGCTTGAGCCGGGCGGAACGGCCGTGCTCAATGGCGATCATCCGCAACTCGACGTGTTGCTCGACGAGGCCAATGCCGCCGGCGTCGGCCGCGTTATCACCTATGGTGAGGCGCGTGGTGTCGACTGGCAGATCCTCTCCATCGAGACCGCCGGCGACAGCAGTTTCGCCACGATCGAGCATGACGGCGAACGCTATTCCCTGGTCGTCAATGTTCCTGGCCGCCACATGGTGGCCAATGCGACCGCTGCCCTGGCCGTTGCGCATCTGGCCGGCATCGAGCCGGCCGTGGCCCTGCTGGCGCTGGCCGGTTTCGGCGCCCAGGCGGGCAGGGGATTGCGCAGCCGGCTCGGGCCAGACGACAAGCCGCTGCTGCTGATCGATGAAAGCTACAATGCCAACACGGCCTCGATGACGGCCGCGCTCGAGACCTTTGCCGGTCAATCCACGCCTGGCGAAAAGGTCGTGATCCTCGGCGACATGCTGGAACTTGGCGAGAAGTCGTCAAGCATGCATGCGAGCCTCTTGCCGGCCGTCAATGCCTCGGGCGCGACGCGTATCTACCTCGTGGGCAAGGATATTGCGGCCCTGGCCGAAGCGCTTGGAAGCGGCCGTGTTGCGGCCCATACACAGACTGCTGGGGAGATGGTCGAGATTGTCCTCAACCACCTTGCCTATGGCGACGCAGTTATGGTCAAAGGGTCCAACGGCGTGGGCCTTGCGGGCGTTGTCGAGAAAATCCGCCAGAAATTCGGCACTTCCTGA
- the mraY gene encoding phospho-N-acetylmuramoyl-pentapeptide-transferase, translating to MLYFLGQLGDALTAFNVFRYITFRTAGAVVTALFFVFLFGPGMIALLRLKQGRGQPIREDGPAGHLLTKKGTPTMGGLMILSGAVISTLIWANLSNGYVWVVLFVTIGFGAIGFYDDYLKVKRMSHKGFGGRQRLLLEALIGCIAAFFISQLAAGSYGTSMLFPFVKDLALNLGIFYILFGGFVVVAAGNSVNLTDGLDGLAIVPVMVAAACFGLIAYLVGSQNYADYLLLNAVPGTAELSVVCGALIGAGLGFLWFNAPPAQIFMGDTGSLALGGALGTIAVATKHELVLAIIGGLFVLEAVSVIVQVASFKLTGKRVFRMAPIHHHFEHLGWTESQVVIRFWIISFVLALIGLSSLKLR from the coding sequence ATGCTGTATTTCCTTGGCCAGTTGGGTGATGCGCTCACGGCCTTCAACGTCTTCCGCTACATCACCTTCCGCACGGCCGGCGCTGTCGTTACCGCGCTGTTCTTCGTGTTCCTGTTCGGGCCCGGCATGATTGCCCTGCTGCGCCTTAAGCAGGGTCGTGGCCAGCCGATCCGCGAAGACGGTCCTGCCGGGCACCTGCTGACCAAGAAGGGCACGCCGACCATGGGCGGGCTGATGATCCTGTCGGGCGCGGTGATCTCCACGCTGATCTGGGCCAACCTCAGCAATGGCTATGTGTGGGTGGTGCTGTTCGTCACCATCGGCTTTGGCGCCATCGGCTTTTACGATGACTATCTCAAGGTCAAGCGCATGAGCCACAAGGGTTTCGGCGGCCGCCAGCGCCTGCTGCTCGAAGCGCTGATCGGCTGTATCGCGGCCTTTTTCATCTCCCAGCTGGCCGCCGGTTCCTATGGCACGTCGATGCTCTTCCCCTTCGTCAAGGACCTGGCGCTTAACCTTGGGATTTTCTACATCCTGTTCGGCGGCTTCGTCGTCGTCGCAGCCGGCAATTCGGTGAACCTCACCGATGGTCTTGATGGTCTTGCCATTGTGCCGGTGATGGTGGCTGCTGCCTGCTTCGGCCTCATCGCCTATCTCGTCGGCAGCCAGAACTATGCCGACTACCTGCTGCTCAATGCCGTGCCCGGCACGGCCGAGCTTTCGGTGGTCTGCGGCGCGCTGATCGGCGCCGGCCTTGGCTTCCTGTGGTTCAACGCCCCGCCGGCACAGATTTTCATGGGTGATACCGGCTCGCTCGCCCTCGGTGGCGCGCTCGGCACCATTGCCGTCGCCACCAAGCATGAGCTGGTGCTGGCCATCATCGGCGGACTCTTCGTGCTCGAAGCCGTATCGGTGATCGTTCAGGTTGCCTCGTTCAAGCTCACCGGCAAGCGCGTGTTCCGCATGGCGCCGATCCACCACCATTTCGAGCATCTGGGCTGGACCGAAAGCCAGGTTGTGATCCGCTTCTGGATCATTTCCTTCGTGCTGGCGCTGATCGGCCTGAGCAGCCTGAAACTCCGTTAA
- a CDS encoding anti-sigma factor gives MSPEQLEKVGIYVLGLMEDAERADFEAALAVDPALRSAVDRLTAHLQHLDDTAIPAAVNPALWSAIEDNLSKPATGDTVVPFPGKPRPHRQWYAMAASVVVALGVGYLAGSMTTATREPIMIAVLLNEGDAQPGAIVEAFADDSIRLVPLEDFAVPEGSILEVWTLPDPATGPVSLGTFSDPRTISLTGPALPDPASGQLYEITLEPAPGSPTGRPTGPILVKGFAKPPV, from the coding sequence ATGAGCCCCGAACAGCTGGAAAAAGTCGGCATCTATGTTTTGGGCCTGATGGAAGATGCCGAACGGGCCGACTTCGAAGCAGCCTTGGCAGTAGATCCGGCGCTTCGATCGGCCGTTGATCGTCTCACGGCACATCTGCAGCATCTCGACGACACCGCGATCCCGGCGGCTGTCAATCCGGCACTCTGGAGCGCCATCGAGGACAATCTGAGCAAGCCTGCGACGGGTGACACCGTCGTGCCCTTCCCCGGCAAGCCGCGCCCGCACCGGCAGTGGTACGCCATGGCAGCCAGCGTCGTGGTGGCGCTTGGTGTTGGCTATCTCGCGGGCAGCATGACCACGGCGACGCGTGAACCGATCATGATCGCCGTGCTGCTCAACGAGGGCGACGCGCAACCCGGCGCCATCGTGGAGGCCTTTGCCGATGACAGCATCCGGCTGGTGCCGCTAGAAGATTTCGCCGTGCCAGAGGGCAGCATCCTCGAAGTCTGGACCCTGCCCGATCCGGCCACTGGCCCGGTATCGCTGGGCACGTTCAGCGATCCGCGCACCATCAGCCTGACCGGTCCGGCTCTCCCCGATCCGGCCAGCGGCCAGCTCTATGAAATCACGCTGGAGCCGGCACCAGGCTCGCCGACCGGTCGTCCGACCGGTCCGATCCTGGTGAAGGGCTTCGCCAAGCCGCCGGTTTAA
- a CDS encoding sigma-70 family RNA polymerase sigma factor, which yields MLRLMSDPHDAETLLPRIAKGDRTALAGLFQHESGRLVAIAQRILRRRELAEEAVQEVFVAVWKRAGQFDATRGSARGWLTTMTRNRALNMLRDGSRMDYHASETLTEMGDRAMDAQQAFDALAERDALRICLEQLDEPRRRAVLLCYVTGLSHGEAAATMQAPLGTIKAWIRRSVVSLQECLS from the coding sequence ATGTTGCGCCTTATGTCCGACCCGCACGACGCCGAAACACTATTGCCGCGCATCGCCAAGGGCGACCGCACCGCCCTGGCGGGGCTGTTCCAGCATGAATCGGGGCGCCTCGTAGCCATCGCACAGCGCATCCTGCGCCGCCGCGAGCTGGCGGAGGAGGCGGTGCAGGAAGTCTTCGTTGCCGTCTGGAAGCGGGCGGGCCAGTTCGACGCCACCCGCGGCTCGGCCCGCGGCTGGCTGACCACCATGACCCGAAACCGGGCGCTCAACATGCTGCGCGACGGCAGCCGCATGGACTACCACGCCAGCGAAACACTGACCGAAATGGGCGACCGCGCCATGGATGCGCAACAGGCTTTCGATGCCCTGGCCGAACGCGATGCCCTGCGCATCTGTCTCGAACAATTGGATGAACCACGCCGGCGTGCCGTGCTGCTCTGCTACGTCACGGGCCTGAGCCATGGCGAAGCCGCCGCGACCATGCAGGCGCCGCTCGGCACCATCAAGGCCTGGATCCGCCGCAGCGTGGTCTCGCTGCAGGAGTGCCTGTCATGA
- a CDS encoding DUF4394 domain-containing protein: protein MTATSLFALRAGLVASTLVLGAAAAHAAPAIGLVDGTTLVMFDTETRAVSGTMEVSGVDGLAGIDVRPADKMLYGVSLNGEVVTIDTTSGEATVKSTLSEKLASYEGASIDFNPMADRLRIVGTDGTNHRANVDDGSVTVDGSLAYDAADMHAGEEPAIVAVAYTNSIGKPEATAMYDIDATIVALIQQAPPNDGVLKAVGKLGVEGGSSYAFDIAATEDLTNTAYLVVDNALHTVDLETGAAEAWGAIEGVEGSITDIAILQ from the coding sequence ATGACTGCAACATCCCTTTTCGCCCTCCGTGCCGGCCTTGTCGCATCCACTCTCGTGCTCGGCGCCGCCGCAGCGCATGCCGCCCCCGCAATTGGCCTTGTCGACGGCACAACTCTCGTCATGTTCGATACCGAAACCCGCGCCGTCAGCGGCACGATGGAAGTGTCCGGCGTCGATGGTCTTGCCGGCATCGACGTTCGTCCGGCCGACAAAATGCTCTATGGCGTGTCCCTCAATGGCGAAGTGGTGACCATCGATACGACCAGCGGCGAAGCGACGGTCAAGTCGACGCTGTCGGAAAAGCTCGCCAGCTATGAGGGCGCCAGCATTGACTTCAACCCGATGGCCGACCGCCTGCGCATTGTGGGCACGGATGGCACCAATCATCGCGCCAATGTCGATGATGGCTCGGTGACGGTCGACGGTTCGCTGGCCTATGACGCGGCCGACATGCATGCCGGCGAAGAGCCCGCCATCGTCGCGGTGGCCTATACCAATTCCATCGGCAAGCCCGAAGCGACGGCCATGTATGATATCGACGCGACCATCGTCGCGCTGATCCAGCAGGCTCCGCCCAATGACGGCGTGCTCAAGGCCGTCGGCAAGCTGGGCGTCGAGGGCGGTTCATCCTATGCCTTTGACATTGCTGCGACGGAAGACCTGACCAATACGGCCTATCTGGTCGTGGACAATGCGCTTCACACGGTCGACCTCGAAACCGGCGCGGCAGAAGCCTGGGGCGCAATCGAGGGCGTCGAAGGCTCGATCACGGACATTGCCATCCTGCAATAG
- a CDS encoding type II toxin-antitoxin system VapC family toxin has translation MILDASVAIAWSIEEEHTPAILDVLSLVTEGGAYVPQLWNVEVANVLLMKGRRGKIPMHTVSGLLEGLSRLGIETDSETSDKAWGITLALAMRHNLTVYDATYLELAVRKHLTLATIDDKLVIAARAEGLAVLP, from the coding sequence TTGATCCTCGATGCCTCCGTCGCCATTGCTTGGAGCATCGAGGAGGAGCACACACCTGCCATTCTCGATGTGCTGAGCCTGGTCACCGAAGGAGGCGCCTATGTTCCTCAATTGTGGAATGTAGAAGTGGCCAATGTGCTCCTGATGAAGGGACGGCGTGGCAAGATACCCATGCATACAGTGTCGGGTTTGCTGGAAGGCCTGAGCCGCCTTGGTATCGAGACCGATAGCGAAACCTCGGACAAAGCGTGGGGCATCACGCTTGCTTTGGCGATGCGCCACAACCTTACCGTCTACGACGCCACCTACCTCGAATTGGCGGTCCGCAAACACCTCACCCTCGCTACGATCGACGACAAGCTCGTCATCGCCGCCCGCGCCGAGGGACTCGCCGTCCTGCCCTGA
- a CDS encoding putative peptidoglycan glycosyltransferase FtsW, which produces MFSRAEKTPLAEWWWSIDRELLGALILLMTCGMVLSFAASPPVAERIGLNEWFFVIRHALFCLAALPVMLITSLLSQRQARLAALATFAVSVLLLWLTLRFGTEVKGARRWISFAGQSIQPSEFIKPAFAVLGAWLFSESMIHRNVPGRILATLMMGAVVGALLLQPDIGQTALILGTYAALLFLSGISWFVIFGLAGAAVALLFGAYMFFPHVSRRIDTFLNPEGGGNTYQIDRALQSLQEGGWFGRGPGESIAKKLIPDAHADYVFSAAAGEYGIIFCMVLVSLIGFIVIRAMMGAQRQSSLFARLAASTIAIQFAMQAGINLAVNLNLIPPKGMTLPFVSYGGTSMIAVAFGMGLMLAFTRTKPEERMATGIPSYRSAVAPLAPAE; this is translated from the coding sequence ATGTTCTCCCGTGCCGAAAAGACGCCTCTGGCGGAGTGGTGGTGGTCGATCGACCGGGAATTGCTCGGTGCGCTGATCCTGCTGATGACCTGCGGCATGGTGCTCAGCTTTGCCGCCAGTCCGCCGGTGGCCGAGCGCATCGGGCTTAACGAGTGGTTCTTCGTCATCCGTCACGCCCTGTTCTGCCTTGCTGCCTTGCCGGTGATGCTGATCACTTCGCTGCTCAGCCAGCGGCAGGCGCGGCTGGCGGCGCTTGCCACCTTTGCCGTCAGCGTGCTGCTGCTGTGGCTGACGCTGCGCTTCGGTACGGAAGTCAAGGGCGCCCGGCGCTGGATTTCCTTTGCCGGCCAGTCGATCCAGCCATCCGAATTCATCAAGCCGGCCTTTGCCGTGCTCGGCGCCTGGTTGTTCTCGGAATCCATGATCCACCGCAATGTGCCGGGCCGGATCCTTGCCACCCTGATGATGGGCGCCGTGGTTGGGGCGCTGCTGCTGCAGCCTGATATCGGGCAGACGGCGCTGATCCTGGGTACCTATGCGGCGCTGCTGTTCCTCTCGGGCATTTCCTGGTTCGTGATCTTCGGCCTTGCCGGGGCGGCCGTGGCGCTGCTGTTTGGCGCCTATATGTTTTTCCCGCACGTGTCGCGCCGCATCGATACCTTCCTCAACCCCGAGGGGGGCGGCAATACCTATCAGATCGACCGCGCCCTGCAGTCGCTGCAGGAAGGTGGCTGGTTCGGGCGCGGTCCCGGTGAATCCATTGCCAAGAAGCTCATCCCTGACGCCCATGCCGACTATGTGTTTTCGGCAGCAGCGGGCGAATATGGCATCATCTTCTGCATGGTGCTGGTGTCACTGATCGGCTTCATCGTGATCCGCGCCATGATGGGAGCACAAAGACAGTCGAGCCTCTTCGCACGTCTTGCCGCTTCCACTATTGCCATTCAATTCGCCATGCAGGCGGGGATCAATCTGGCCGTGAATCTCAATCTCATTCCGCCCAAGGGCATGACGCTGCCCTTCGTCTCTTATGGTGGCACGTCCATGATCGCCGTTGCCTTCGGCATGGGGCTGATGCTGGCCTTTACCCGCACCAAGCCGGAAGAGCGCATGGCCACGGGCATTCCGAGCTATCGCAGCGCCGTCGCACCACTGGCGCCTGCCGAATGA
- the murG gene encoding undecaprenyldiphospho-muramoylpentapeptide beta-N-acetylglucosaminyltransferase, with the protein MRKFVLIAGGTGGHLFPAMALAQELGRRGHVVELMTDHRVESYGSDFPASAVHIVPSATPSLRNPVKFVAGGIKILRGIAVATGKLRASKPHCVVGFGGYPTFPPFLAANFLGIPGILHEQNAVMGRANRALGRFADLLAMSFSQTRFADTLSLEKVVTGNPVRDRVRSVATTPYPELASGGPIRLVIFGGSQGAKALSDVVPAAIAGLPDTLRQRLLIVQQCRADDLDRVAEVYRQAKVNVELAAFFTDLPERIARSHLVIGRSGASTIAELTVLGRPAILVPLPGALDADQKNNALVMEQAGAGWLAEQATLSPQSLGNRLTSLLSDPQTLIKAAAAARSLGQPRAVEKLADLAEMLSGRNTEVDTRS; encoded by the coding sequence ATGAGGAAATTCGTCCTTATTGCAGGCGGTACGGGTGGACACCTCTTCCCGGCCATGGCCTTGGCGCAGGAGCTGGGCCGGCGCGGCCATGTGGTCGAGCTGATGACCGATCATCGCGTCGAAAGCTATGGCTCGGATTTTCCGGCCAGCGCCGTCCATATTGTACCTTCGGCGACGCCGTCGCTGCGCAATCCGGTCAAGTTCGTCGCCGGTGGCATCAAGATCCTGCGCGGCATTGCCGTGGCCACGGGCAAGCTGCGCGCCAGCAAGCCGCATTGCGTCGTCGGCTTTGGCGGCTATCCGACTTTTCCGCCGTTTCTGGCGGCCAATTTCCTTGGCATTCCGGGCATATTGCACGAGCAGAACGCCGTGATGGGGCGCGCCAACCGGGCGCTGGGGCGTTTCGCCGATCTTCTGGCCATGAGCTTCAGCCAGACCAGATTTGCCGATACGCTCAGCCTTGAGAAAGTCGTGACGGGCAATCCAGTGCGCGACCGCGTGCGCTCCGTCGCGACCACGCCCTATCCTGAACTAGCATCGGGCGGCCCGATCCGGCTGGTGATCTTTGGTGGCAGCCAGGGCGCCAAGGCGTTGTCCGATGTCGTTCCCGCCGCCATTGCCGGCCTGCCCGATACGCTGCGTCAGCGCCTGCTTATCGTGCAGCAATGCCGCGCCGATGATCTCGATCGCGTGGCCGAGGTCTATCGCCAGGCCAAGGTCAATGTCGAGCTGGCGGCCTTCTTCACGGACCTGCCCGAACGGATCGCCCGAAGCCATCTGGTGATCGGCCGTTCGGGTGCCTCGACCATTGCCGAACTTACCGTGCTCGGACGCCCGGCCATTCTCGTGCCACTGCCCGGCGCGCTCGATGCCGACCAGAAGAACAATGCGCTGGTGATGGAGCAGGCGGGCGCCGGCTGGCTGGCAGAACAAGCCACGCTGTCGCCGCAATCGCTGGGCAATCGCCTCACCAGTCTGCTATCAGACCCTCAAACCCTCATCAAAGCTGCCGCTGCCGCCCGTTCGCTGGGCCAGCCGCGTGCCGTCGAGAAGCTGGCGGATCTCGCCGAAATGCTCTCCGGCCGAAACACAGAAGTGGATACCCGTTCATGA